Within the Octopus sinensis linkage group LG17, ASM634580v1, whole genome shotgun sequence genome, the region agtactcaaataccagaggtagagtaatatgctttatttaaaagcagcagaaatttgacaaaagctgttactcggagtttcacgttcccgttcatcggacagttttgttaaaatagaacaaaactgttgtattttaacaaaactgtccgacgaacaggaacgtgaacacatctttaatgatatatatatatatcattaaagatgtgttaaagaattttttatttgtctgtttatcatttgtgtatgtatgtgtgtgtatatatacatatatatacatacagggcacaggtgtagctgtgtggtaagaagcttgcttcccaaccacatggttccaagttcaatcccactgtgtggcaccttgggtaagtgtcttttactatagccttgggctgaccaaagccttgtgagtggatttggtagacagaaactgaaagaagcccgttgtatttatgtatatatatatgtgtgtgtgtgtttgtgttcatccccccaacatcgcttgacaaccgatgctggtgtgtttacttcccccgtaacttagcggttcggcaaaagggactgatagaataaatgttaggcaagtcctggggttgatttgttcatccAAAGGTAGTGttgcagcatggccgcaaacaaatgcctgaaagaagtaaaagaataaaagaaatgtatatatatatatatgaaaaagtgtatgctatgtgtgtatttgtattatcaTTGTGCTGTGTTATTAGCTTAGCTCCAGTGTTAACTGACTTTGTTGTGAGGAATTCTGTGGAAGATGGATGTGTCACCTACATGCATCCCCACCCatgcacaacgcacacacacacacattctgtattGATTGACAGTATGTGTGcatgatgagtgtgtgtatataaatatcaaagtATATTAAAGTCCTGCAGGGGCATTTGTTTTAAATTAGCTCCATTTGTTGTTTTGATTGATGGCTTAGATGTCAGACCAATGAATGGTATCAAGTACCTTGTTATTCTCTGTGGCAAGTGGGTGGTGAACAAGGGTGATGGGCAGATGGTTGGCCCCAGCAGTCATGTGAACCCAGTAATTTCAATATTCGGTACAACTTTAATATCTTTGAGTGACCCCGATTAAACATTATGATTGATATTTTGACCTCATTCTTTATTCCTTCTCTCTGATTTATGAAGGAATTTAATATATGTCTTGATTCATTCATCTCCATTCCCCTTCATTATCACAGCTGGGGTCTCATCCTAACCCTTTACACTTCAACCtttagcttccgtctaccaaatcccatctcaaggctttggttagcccataGAATAGGAaatacttgctgaaggtgccatacaaagggactgaacctagaaccatgtggtcaggaaggaAACTCAAACACAGCCACACGTGCatctttagtgtgtgtgtgtgtgtatgtgtaaatcttTGTTTTTAAGTTcagttgtaataaaaacaattttacactaATCCGAttggttactctatacttttggagagtacaaatttattattcttaaacgagaatattattgacagtgactttgaagtttcggccagctaagccattTTTGGACTGTTAAGCCATCGACCAGCTCAGTCATTGTCTAATGATGGGTTGgctggctgaaacttcaaagttccCCTCAATAGCactcttgtataagaataatattgcggagtggttggcgttaggaagggcatccacttgtagaaactctgccagatcagactggaacctgttgcagcccctggcttcccagaccccggtcgaaccgtccaacccgtgctagtgtggaaaacggacgttaaacgatgatgatgatgatacatgtatatatatatatgtatatatatatatatatatatatatatatatatatatagatacatatgttataatggaataattactgtgAGACATTgtttagaatatattgtataaaggattgtgggtaaggccagaacaatgtggagtaaatgcaaggtaaatcccaagaaaacaattatatgaattaatgtagtcTTACATTGCATTCACTATTtcagggttatgaccccattttcaagaaactgACGAATGTTGCTGTcagtttcttgaaaatggggtcaccaccctgaaatattgaatgcaaggtaagtctacattaattcacatatttgcttTCTTgggatttaccttgcatttacttcacattgttctggccttacccacaatccttcgtacaatatatatatataataataataataataataataataatttgagggaatattattcctaacttacagggaaaaattcaatttagaaatactaaatcaaatttcacaaaatataatatatgtataaaaattagaaaaaaccaccttttatcaattcaaaatgaacaattaaattacaccatctagaaaattacatataatggaaatattataattaaaataagaataatataccgatgattaagtaaattgcaaaataataataaaaacgtttttattattattttgcaatttacttaatcatcagtatattattcttattttaattataatatttccattatatgtaattttctagatggtgtaatttaattgttcattttgaattgataaaaggtggtttttttctaatttatatatatatatatatatattatatatatatatatatatatatatatatataccatcttcattgtcattgtcatcattgttttaaagGGTTTTATTGAGaagttcattgaggcagattttctatggccagctgcccttcctgttgccaatctttGCTTGTGTCTAAGGgaggtaatatttttccatggttaattattggaaataaattcatttataacaATTTTGCAATGTCAAGACAGGGGAACAAAAGCAtactacactcacacaaatacacttacatccatgcatgcgtacatatatacatacacgatagCCTTTCATTTGCTGTCTTTCAAATcctcttacaaggctttagttggcctggatctatagtagaagacataaaGGTGCcttgcattgggattgaacctgaaaccatatggttgagaagcagacttcttaagcAAGCaagtgctcttaaccactatgccatatgcccacgggcatatggcgtagtggttaagagcgcgggctactaaccccaagattccgagttcgattccaggcagtgacctgaataataataataataataataataataataatagcaatgaaaaatgccttaggaatgagaacccaggttcgaaggctggagggtatgtcagccgaaacgttgtgttaacaacaaacaagatgaggacaaatatctgtcaaatgtaaataatgtaaataatgtacctaaagttatatttaatttgttatatattattaccTGGCCAAAAGATATTAAGATATAAGGTAATTATATCCCTACATTGTATATGTTTCAACCAAATTGTACTTAGGAATAGcaattttaaatcttaaaaaaATGTTCCAAACTTGTGACCACAACTGTTATGTGGAAATTGAAAGGAATCTAGGCATGGATGAATGGCTCTGTTATTTGCTAGGCATGGACTTTTTTATCTTATGGGTGATGATGCAGTTCTCACCTGATAttttcatctctcttctttcattctatttcattttaatcCCATTCTCAATCTTATTTTATTCCGTATGTTTTGCAGCTATCTTTGGCCAGTACCTTAAGGAAACCATGTTGTATGAGCACAATAATAAAACCAAAAGGAAAGTTCCTTATATAATTGAAGCTTGTGTCAAATTTCTTGAAGAACATGGATTGGAAACTGAGGGTGTATATAGGTAATTATAAATTCTTTTGATTTACACAAACACAGCCACATGCACCCCctccatgcatgcacacatgtatatgccctTATTTCTCTGGGATGCCCTCTAGACATTCTTTCCCTTACTGCACTCACTACATCTATCCACATCTCCCCCAaaccctctctctccccatcccCATCCCATTATGTCCCCAGTCAGGATTTCTCCATTGCCTCTCCGGCTGGGATGCTTTCTCAATATTCACACCCTGCTTTTCCCTATCTCCGCTACCTCTTTGGCCCCTCTTTCCCTCATTGTTCTTCGGCTTCTCTTTCCCATATTGTTCTCATTGTACACTCCCACTGCTCCCTTATCCTCTGTCACATTTTCTTTGACTGCATTCTACCTACAGCTTCTCTGCCCCTCAACATTCCTCACCTTTTCCCCTCCCTTTTTGGCCTATGACTCCCTCACCCCTCATTCCTTCAATGACTTTCACAGGACTCTTCACCACCCTAGACCATTGCTCtcttcccttccctctctctcacatcttCTATCCATACTTGCTCTTATAACACAGAATAGCCCAAGGAACCCTCCTACACAACTAACCCAATCACCTTTCCACTCTGTCTCCTCCCATTTTCTCAGTAACCTTTGGCACTAAACCCTTCCTCTGCCATTCTCCTCACTCCCCCATTAGTGACTACCCTACTATACTCCCCTATTTTATTATAGCTATAAACCCGGTCTTCTAAGCTTACTTAGAATGTGTTTGAATGTTGTGGTTTGTTTGGTTTATTTGTTCCCAAGCAACAcctattttagtgctgttgacaccgccggattgaatggtactgcccaggtgtcgaaaccataatgatatctgtggggcagctgatgatggaggtatgttggattgttggtaaggctgtttttgtatatgtggaatagtgttataacacatccttttgatatatgtatatataagaggagaattcacaaaaaatcaaaagacgaagacaggtggtgtagacaacacacagatgtattagtttaacgcactcgggaagtgaaaaagtttttaacgtttcgagcctatgctctttcacagaaaggaacacagaaagaaacaaggagagaaaatggagaaaaaaaatataaatataaatatatatatatatgtgtgtgtgtgtgtgtgtatatatatatatatatatatgatacatccatttatctatatatctatttgtacttAGATCAATCTAACTTTACCTAGCTATGCGTATCTATTTATCTCATTCTCTCATACCTATTCCATTCCTCTCTCTTTTAcgcacattctcacatacactctctcattcacattctctctctctctctctctctcacacacacacatgcacaaacacacacacacacgcacaaacacacacacacacacacatgatctctCACACTTTCACcctcatatttacacacacacaaacacattttaatTAACTTATTCATTATACAATCCACCTCCGAAATCATTACCAATACACAGTCTCACTAAAGAGACCCTTTATCTCTCTTCAAAAGAGACAACCCCTTTAGTGGTTACTCATTGCActctgtgtggaggtgcaatggcccagtggttagggcagcggactcgcggtcataggatcgcggtttcgattcccagaccgggcgttgtgagtgtttattgagcgaaaacacctaaaagctccacgaggctccggcaggggatggtggtgatccctggtgtactctttcaccacaactttttctcattcttactttctgtttctgttgtacctgtatttcaaggggccggccttgtcactctctgtgtcacgctgaatatccccgagaactacgttaagggtgcacgtgtctgtggagtgttcagccacttacacgttaatttcacgagcaggctgttccgttgatttggatcaaccggaaccctcgtcgtcgtaaccgacggagtgcttccaccaccaccattgcactCTTTAAGTGGTTGGTTATAGGAAAGGCATTCACTTATCAAAACATGTCAGAAGGAAATAttttagtgagatttgaactcagcgaGATGCATTGTTATCTTCTTGTTTGAAATGgatttaattatcatcatcatcgtgtaatgtccaccttccatgctagcatgggttggctggtttgacacgAGCTGACAAAGCAGGAACCTGCACCAagcttctgtgtttgttttggcaaggtttttttcagctggatgtccttcctaacaccaaccacctggTAGAGTGGACAAATCTGAATAGGAATTCATGGAAGTCCTTAGTTTTCTTCATATGGCATCATCCTCTCGCTTGTGCttttcaacatgatgaaatgcaACCAGTTCTCAATGTAAGACATACGCAACAACAAAGTTGGTCCGTTTTCTCAATTGCTGTGTGTGAGCTGAAGTTTAtaacaaactgtccaacccatgccaccatggaaaaaaaatagacataaaatgatgatgatgatgatgatgatgatgatagtaggagcagtggcagtggtagtggtggctgtaatgatgatgatgatgagatgatgatgatgatgatgatgatgatgatggtggtggtggtgcaattCAATTGATATGTGACCACACAAGCCAAAAAGTATAGCTCatcaattacctccctttatacaCATTTGACAATCGTATACTCTGCCATGCTGCATAAAGCAATCAACTACATACGTTTAACAGTTACATTACCATGCTTTGATGTGTAGATTAATTTTCCATAGTATATACTTgaagaaatgtacacacacatgcaacctttaaccctttagtgttcagattattctatcaaacataatgcctattgattcccattgatttgaattaatcatgcattatctcatatcttcaagatcttgatggtgtaattacttaatgtagaataacattgtggggtaggtgtgaaagcctggatctggtcagtttgaacataaaacaaatcaactattttggccggatatggccggtttaaatactaaagggttaaaggacacAAAGATGTAAGCCTGAAGACTTAAtgaacttttttcctttttccttttacctttttttcttttcctttttccttcttttctcctgtCAATATTCCTCCAATAATCTCAAAATCATTCTGACGATGTTACATGGAACTAGATAAATGCATATTCACctcaaaaataacaaactgaaacagctgtaaatgttattttaactacaattaaactatgaccatttaataccaatgatcaacttctaattatcaattgttgctccatttcttttcttatctgaatatattaaaccaCAGTTTACCATTTCTATTACCAACTACTGTTAACCTTATAGCAAGGCCTAGACATAGGTAATGCATCAGCAATGCCTACAAGTAtatttatcccttagatggttgcataacctctaactcataattgatatatatatatatatatatatactcttttacttgcttcagtcatttaactgcggccatgctggagcactgcctttaatcgagcaattcgaccccgggacttattcttttgtaagcccagtgcttattcaatcggtctcttttgccgaactgctaagtaacggggacataaacacaccagcatcggttgtcaagcaatgcttgggggacaaacacagacacacaaacacacacagacacatatatatatatatatacatatacacaacgggcttttttcagtttccgtctaccaaatccactcacaaggctttggttggtccgaggctatagtagaagacacttgcccaaggtgccacgcagtgggactgaacctggaaccatgtggttggtaaacaagctacttaccacacagctactccatacatatatatacacacacactcacacacaaacacatatatatatgtattcgcacATATCTAGCTGTACTGCAtaacttatttattttacaaagCAGGTAGTGACAATACTAATAAAATGTGTGGAGAAAAGTCATTTATGCACACCAACAAAAACAGATTTTGTGTGTAAAGCAACcaatagttatacacacacaaatgtgcgtatatatatatatatatatatatatatatatatatatatatatataatatatatatatatatatatatatatatatatatatatatatacatatatatatatatattcttttacttgtttcagtcgtttgactgtgtcCATACTGGATCACtacctttagttaaacaaatcgaccccaggacttattctttgtaagctaagtacatatcggtctcttctgccgaaccactaagttacggggacataaacacaccaacatcagttatcaagtgatggtgggaggacaaatacagacatacacacatatatataaatatatatatatattcgatgggcttctttcagtttccatctaccaaatccactctcaaggttttggtcagcctgaggctttagaagatgacacttgcccaaggtgccatgcagtgggactgaacctgggaccatgtggtcagtaagcaagctacttaccacacagccatgcctgcgcctatatatatatattagttaagtttgtctggtcatagagtgaccaatggttttgcatctGCAAAGACCTTAGATCCATGAATGTCTTGGAACTAAGGCCTTTGCAGGTGCAAAACCATTGGTCCACTCTGTGACTGGATGTAAactttacttataaatatattactgctctattctttaAAGCGTGCTTCTTTCATGGGCATATAATACATTGatggtatatatcatcatcatcatcatcatttaaagtccactttccatgctggtatgggttggatgatttgactgaggactggcaagccaggaggctgcacaaggctccaatctgatctggcaaggtttctacagctggatgcccttcctaatgccaactactctgagagtgtagtgggtgtgttttacatgccaccagcatgagggccagttaggcagcaCTAGCATCAACCATGCTATAGATATAAATAAGATGAAACCATTATTTTGAAGCTAGTTTAATAAAAGACATTGGTTGAATAAGCTGTTAGGTGAAACTTAGAATCCTTgtcaatttcaaaatttataatagatattttagcaggtatttatttatagagggTGGCAGTGCTAAGCAATGagtgtataaatacaaatttgtTACCACTTGAACAATGTTTGAATCATATTGAAGCCTGTAAGAAAGTCATTCGCTGTATTTTGTCATTGAAAAAATTCCTTATTGTTGACAGAGAGGCGTAAATGCACTGAGTCAGTTCCCAGTGGTTCCTAACCAGACTGTTGGATACGTGCATCTCGGAGTGTATGCTTGTAAGGTTGCGAGTTTGATTCCCAGCagcatgttgtattcttgagcaagattttttattttaagtttcCTAGTCCATtcatctggcaaaaataagtcatacctgtatttcaaagggccagccttgtcacattgtgccacattgaatctccctgggaactacatcaagagtacatatgtctgtggagcactcagccacttgcatgttaattttctgagctggctgttctgttgatcagatcagctgAAACCCTTGTGGCCATAACCCCTTGAGTACCAGTTATCTTCTCTTCTGCTGCAGACAAGAAAAGGAGACACTGTGAACTGACACGAGAGACAGGTCCCTTTTGTGATATTACTGTCATATTCACCTCTCTGTCTACACTGAGAAATTTTCctcatgacaaaacacagtgaatgacGTTTGTACAGATTTGAACCTGCCTCAAACATATTTGAGCTGGTAACTAGtttgtatttacttatttatgtatttgtttgctgtttgtttgtttatctctttgtatttgtctatttatttattttctatttttgcagGTTAGCTGGTCGTGTGGTATTGATAAAGGAACTGCAAGAAAGCTTTGATACAGGTGAATGCATTAGATTAGAAGACAGTGAAGCTGATGTACATACTGTAGCatctttattaaaattatatctccGTGAACTACCAGACTCCATTATTCCCAGTGAACATTTCCAGAGATTCATGAGCATTGCTTATGAAGCTGTTGACAAACATAAGAACCAAGATGAAGAATTCATTCCAAGATTAACAGAAGCTGTGAATATTTTGGAGCCAGACAACTACAACATTTTGCAGTATTTGTGCAAGCATCTTCACAAGGTGTCACAGTATTCTGATGTTAATAAGATGACGCTAGCAAATTTGGCAATGGTTTTCGGGCCAAATGTCATTCGTCATGAAGACGAAAACCCAGAAATTCTACGTGCTACAGCTGATTTGAACCAGAAGCTTGCGTTAATACTTATCAAGCATTCAGATGTGATTTTTGCCCACGACTGTGGTCCAAACTTACTTGACATGCCTTTGGCTCTTCCTTGTGATGCTCCATTATTGCAgccactcacaaacacatgtgaACCTCCCTTACAAACCAGTGACATTGAATTTCAGCTTGCGGATGAATTTAACAACTTACCAGTAACATCACCATCGCCTTTCACCAAGTCCCGTAGTTTGAAGGCTTTAAAACCTGCACCACCTCTCCGGCTCACGAAAACAAACAGTTCCAGGCATCATCGGCGTTTACGTCTTGTTGAGAAAAACAATAACTTCAACGACTCACTAAGTTCTCCAGATTCTTGTAAGTCACCAGAGACCCCACCTGCATCATTTGGAGGAAATACTGAAGGTTTTGGTGAGGTAGCTTCCCCTTCAGAGGTGAAATTTAAATGGGAGCATTTCACTTCAAGCAATGCTGTTTTTGATACGAGTGATATCAAACACATTCCAAAAGAAGATAAAGACGAGATGTCGAAACCTGTAACTGAAGTAGAGAAGCTAAAGAAAGATTTAAATCGGATGAAAATTTTGTATGAGGAGAAAGTAGTGGAAGTTGAATCACTGAAAGTACAACTTCAGAATCAAAGTAATGCCAAAGACAAGACCATCGACAAAGTTATAGAATTACAAGAGATACTTAACAAATACAAAATTCGATATGGGGaattgaaatgatttttaaaaataattctatgTATTTTGGGGGAGGAATTTTGAAACACTGTTTTCTTATCCCTTCAAAGGAAATaccgtttatttttattcaaatgagGAAAGTGCATGGTTCTTATACTGCAAAATTTCCTTTGTTCTTACTTTCTGCTCTGGCTTAAAGTTTTAAAGTTAGACTAAGCAGGAAGAGACAAGAGGCTGCAAAATATATTCCCCTCACCCTTGtccttgccattttttttttaatataaaagttTTTAAGTGAATGAATGGAGTCATTGCagtctgtaaaatatatattttatctatcaaATACAAAGATTTTGATTGGTTTGTCAGTGAAAGGGGGCCGTGTTATGTAATTAAAAGAAATGGTATGTCACGTGAGAGAGGATTTCTTTTATAGACTAGATTGGTTGCCAGGGCAAGGAAGGGCTTCTTACAGAATTGTAGGTTTACAGAGTGAGTCACAAGTGAAGAATATCACAGTGTATATTGGTTGACTTGGCGAATGAAGACTTGTGATGGAATGTAAGACTGAAAGATGAGAGCATTCTTACATAgagtaatgagagagaggggagagagagagagaagagagagagagagagagagagaaagagagttcatattattttttaaaaacagctTTACTGTAAATGAATCCAAAAATGGCTCAATAAGAGAACAGATCTATCAAGATGGAGTTACATTTTACAAATGTAACAGTAAAACAAacaattcttaaatattttctaaacatCCCTTCCACcacttctgtttatattttaaatccatttgtttgtgtttattcattttttttttgtttaatttaacaGTTTTGACTGTTTACCATAAATGAATGTATCAAATAATGGGAAAGTTTGCATGAGGAAATAATTATATCTGTAAAAAGTTCTACGAATTCTTGATATAAGTCAATCACAAAAATGTCCGGGTCTTTGTAGCACCATGAAGAAttgattatttgttttgtttttgtcctaTTCTACCAAAGTGATTGATTTTAAATGTCTTTGAGTTGCTGTCACTGGGTTAATAatgatacagttttttttttattaattattattacaacaTTGGACAATACTGCTGTGCTTTATgataattaattgttatttttgtttccattttcatGAGACTTGTGTTAGAACTGGATAAGATGTGTAAATTAAAGGGACGGGCTCTGGAAAATCGTACCCCTACTCTGTAT harbors:
- the LOC115220676 gene encoding rho GTPase-activating protein 24-like — encoded protein: MMNSHPISKKGWLRKLGGIVKTWQRRWIVLNGNILFYFTREDDQKSLGSILLPGNRAFAHSYSPGNPDKYIFEIEPDKNMKASNPTPHEVSLFCCESEAERQEWIRAIRKVIYGPNGGAIFGQYLKETMLYEHNNKTKRKVPYIIEACVKFLEEHGLETEGVYRLAGRVVLIKELQESFDTGECIRLEDSEADVHTVASLLKLYLRELPDSIIPSEHFQRFMSIAYEAVDKHKNQDEEFIPRLTEAVNILEPDNYNILQYLCKHLHKVSQYSDVNKMTLANLAMVFGPNVIRHEDENPEILRATADLNQKLALILIKHSDVIFAHDCGPNLLDMPLALPCDAPLLQPLTNTCEPPLQTSDIEFQLADEFNNLPVTSPSPFTKSRSLKALKPAPPLRLTKTNSSRHHRRLRLVEKNNNFNDSLSSPDSCKSPETPPASFGGNTEGFGEVASPSEVKFKWEHFTSSNAVFDTSDIKHIPKEDKDEMSKPVTEVEKLKKDLNRMKILYEEKVVEVESLKVQLQNQSNAKDKTIDKVIELQEILNKYKIRYGELK